Part of the Micropterus dolomieu isolate WLL.071019.BEF.003 ecotype Adirondacks unplaced genomic scaffold, ASM2129224v1 scaffold_74, whole genome shotgun sequence genome, GGCACACAATAAACGGTGAAGCCTGCTCAGTAATAGCTCATTGGTCAATAAAAAGACTAACAAAGTGCTGACAGATAGGCGACTCACCATGTGCAGCTGCACTTTTCCCTCAAACAGTGCTGCGGCGTAGTCTGAGTTAAGACACATGCTGGCTATCGTCCCCAAATACTCAATGTCCTTTAGCTTGTTAAAACCTGAGTGACGAAGCAATTTAGTGATACGTATTCTTCCACTCATGCACGATTAAAGAAATATCAACACACcacatcactcacacacacacacacacacacacacacaccaggttTGTGGTCTACCAAGGCGTAGAACCAGGCTCTGTTGTTCATTCCCACAGCCACATGATACGGTCCCATTGCAATGAAAGTAGGCTCTACTTCTACTTCTATGGCCACTGGACTCTCCTGAAAAACACAGtgcatcatttacatttattcatatagctgacacttttatccaaagcgacttacaattgctgtacatgtcagaggtcgcacgcctctggagcaactaggggttaagtgtcttgctcagggacacaatggtggatgggtcacagtggggaattgaacccgggtctctcacaccaaaggcatagtcttatccattgccccATCCCCACATCAAAGAGGGACTGAAGGGCATGTTGAAACTAGTCAGCAGTGTTTACCTGCAGCTGTAACACTGCTCAGTCTTACTCTATCACTCCATTTTAACTGCACTCACTTCTTATCAATCTTTCCTCCCATCAGGTTTATCCTGTGATCACTTATTTCTTGGCCAAACACAATAGCCTTATATGATTTTGGTTCATATGAATATTGCTGGAACACTAGTACTTACTGCTTTTTGGCTCCTGGAACTTTGGTAATGATTTTACAGTTGTTAGTTTTGGCaaggagaaaagaaataaaggaaTAAAGGAATAACTGAGTGTCACTATGCGgccatttataaagcacttaaCATTTTTTACTCATGTCCCCCAGAACTCTCAGGGGCTTCCCAGTTCTGCAAacagtctattttttttttttacaaaacactcAATTGTTCCATTAAATGTTCTCTAATCTGCACCAAAATTGGTACATAACATATTTTAACTATCCAAAAAACATTATGCATTTATCTTTTGATATTCCATACTACAGGATTTAGGTATTCTCCATATGATGGCTGCCATCAACCAAACAACATTACATGTATCAGTAATACAGAACATTTCTAAACATTTTCTattgttaaatacattttaaaaactgtgcAGACTAGCTGTATTGCAGTATTATACCTAATAAAATCTTGTAGTGTGAGTAGTGGTTTATAATGTAATACAGTTCctaccacagtgtgtgtgtgtgtgtgtgtgtgtgtgtgtgtatatgtgtgtgtgtccgtgtccTCACCCCACCCCCTCCACATGGTTGGACACAGTGACCTCCAGCAGGGAGGTGAGGTAGGCCAGCCGGGTACCAAAGCTGTCCCCCAGAATGGGCAGCTTGGTCAGGAAGACGTGGAGCGtccctttctgtgtggagaCGGCCAACAGCTGGCCATCATCTGTCCAGCTCAGCTGGTCCAGACCTAGAGGAGGAGAGTGAGAGGCAGATGAAGGAGAAGTGGGCGGTGCGTTTGAGGTGAGCCTTTGACAATATGGCTGGAAAAGAGGACTGTCTCACCTTTGGTCTCATCGTCCAGCCGAACTACATTGCGGATATCTTTGAGCTCAGACAGCTCGTGGATCTTTACGCTGCAACAAGAAACATGGGGTTTTAGTTTTTTAACtttcacaaaaaagaaaagaataaacagAATAGCTGTTCTGCTTCTTTTGAAAGCCTGTGAGTGTACCTGTTGTCACCGCAGGAGGCTGCCTTGTTCAGTGCTGGCGAGATGGCCACACTGTTGAGACTATCTTTGTGGTTGCGAGCCTGATAGAGCTCCTGCCCAATCTCCCTGATATGAGTGGAAATAACCACAAAGTACCCATTGGAGAAACCGATCAGTATATACCCATCACCGTACCTTGAAGAGACATGCAGAGGAAGAGATCTAACTTTAGTACAAATATCTCACTCCCATACTGCAGTACAAGTGTTTGGTGGAGTGCCGGAGTGTGTGGTCACNNNNNNNNNNNNNNNNNNNNAGTGTCAAGGAGATTTAGAGGTAACATCAGGAGACTGAGGCATTGTATTGCTCTccgtaagtgtgtgtgtgtgtgtgtgtgtgtgtgtgtgtgtgtgtatatgtgtgtgtgtccgtgtccTCACCCCCTCCACATGGTTGGACACAGTGACCTCCAGCAGGGAGGTGAGGTAGGCCAGCCGGGTACCAAAGCTGTCCCCCAGAATGGGCAGCTTGGTCAGGAAGACGTGGAGCGtccctttctgtgtggagaCGGCCAACAGCTGGCCATCATCTGTCCAGCTCAGCTGGTCCAGACCTAGAGGAGGAGAGTGAGAGGCAGATGAAGGAGAAGTGGGCGGTGCGTTTGAGGTGAGCCTTTGACAATATGGCTGGAAAAGAGGACTGTCTCACCTTTGGTCTCATCGTCCAGCCGAACTACATTGCGGATATCTTTGAGCTCAGACAGCTCGTGGATCTTTACGCTGCAACAAGAAACATGGGGTTTTAGTTTTTTAACtttcacaaaaaagaaaagaataaacagAATAGCTGTTCTGCTTCTTTTGAAAGCCTGTGAGTGTACCTGTTGTCACCGCAGGAGGCTGCCTTGTTCAGTGCTGGCGAGATGGCCACACTGTTGAGACTATCTTTGTGGTTGCGAGCCTGATAGAGCTCCTGCCCAATCTCCCTGATATGAGTGGAAATAACCACAAAGTACCCATTGGAGAAACCGATCAGTATATACCCATCACCGTACCTTGAAGAGACATGCAGAGGAAGAGATCTAACTTTAGTACAAATATCTCACTCCCATACTGCAGTACAAGTGTTTGGTGGAGTGCCGGAGTGTGTGGTCACATGCAGTACCAGCGGTAGGACACAATGTTTCCATAGTGGCGCTGGAAGGTCAGTTCTATCCGGTTATCAGGGTCGTTGACATTGAAAAGCATCAGTATCTTCTTGtccacagacacactcacctGAAGCATCAATATTTGTAGGAATGTAAAAttacaacagttttttttttttacaatgaaaGTACACAGCCAAAGGTGAATATCCTGGCCCCGTGTGACGAAAGTAAACAGGTGACACTTCAACTCAAAACACTAAAATGTGAACATGTTGTGATAAATGTGTGATGTAAAAATGATATAGTGTGCGGATAAGAAGAATGTGGATAAATTaaagcacacacaaactcacagagTTCTCTCCTTGAGCAGCGGACCTTTCATCTGTCTTCATTACTGAAAAGAAAATCTCAACAGGCTCACCGCGAAGCGTTATCTGGCAACAGAAGAaatgttttccatgttttcatttatttattttactcctCTAGTTACTGATACTGTGCTGTTATGACACACATTTGCTGTTCTGTCCTTTTCCAAAGCATCTCAACTTGTATTCGTTTACGTTACACTTCTTTATCAGGTACAGTGTGATCACTCTAGGAGGACTCTAGGACTTTTGGTTGCTCGTAATGTGAGTGACCTAGACAATTAATCATATGTGGCTGGTGCACTTATTTCAAGTCCACCTGGTTAATCTGATGTACAAACTGTATAGTTACACTGTATAGGTAGGACGCCAACATATTTGTGctgcctgtgtgtgcgtgcacttACGCACCTGTCTGACGGTGTCCCCTTCATGACTGCTGATGCTCACAGTGTTGTCATCACTTCCCAGAGCCAGTAGATTCTGAGTACTCCAGCACCCACAGGTGATTTTCTTGGTGTGTTTACCTATCAtttgtggagagagagggagagacaatCACTATAACAGAAGGGACTAAAGGTTAACAGAAGCATAAACAAGTATCTGTGTATTACCCAGTACAGGGATCTTGCGTGAGGTCTGCTGATTGTAAATTAACAGGTTTCCTTTGACTGTCCCAACTGCCAACAGAGGGCCCGTCTTTGACCACAGGATGAACGACATCTGATCTCTGTTGAaaccaacaacaataaaaaacaaacccagAGTATTAGAAGTGATTCATAATAAGTTTCCAGCTACTGTCAtctaaagagagagagagcagtggcTCTTAATTAACCCAACACTAACTTCTCCCTGTTTGGAAATGTGATGCATGCCTGCCGTACCTCATGCCGCCGTCAATCTGGAATGTTTTATTGACACTGGCATCCCAGAGGTAAATGGAGCTGGATTTTGCAGCTATCACCGCCAAAATGTCCCCATCTTTATCCCAGTCCATTCCCACACAGCGTCTGGgggagagagcaggagaaagaagagaaagtgGAAAGGAACTTAGACTTTTGAATAGTAAGTGGTAACCACTTAAACCTTTTTGATAAGACAAAATTGGAGCCAAAAATAATGTTCTTACCCGGGAAGGTTCAGTTCAGTCCATATGTGTCCATGTCGATCAAATATTTTCACAGAGTTGTCCTGTCTGTAGGATTAGAAATAACATTTTAGGTAATGCACTGATGTAAAGCTTGTATAAAAGGGAAGGAAATTATTACACAGTTGTCTTAGGATTACATTTCCTAACACAACAGTTTACTCACCCTGCAACAGCGATATAATTACCAAGGGTTTTCTGCCACTTATACAGTAGGTTAGAACCTGCCCAGGCTTTGTCGTTGAGGATGAAAATGCTCTGTGGACACAAAgattattttttagttttatttggaAAAGACATACAAATATGTGAAATTTAAGTGACATCCATAGTTTTCTACAGAGGAATACTTATAACCTAATTCATGAATAGTTTCCACTCATCCAAACCAGAAAGATCattaatgttagcatgccaagTTTTGAACACCCTTTCTTTAAGCATTTTTAATGAACTGGAAGCAATAATattgtaaatttgtttttttttaaaaatgccaaGTAAGGACTTGCCATGAGTTTACACGCTGTCActctctgtgtttttgagggtcaCACCACCAGTATCACATGTCAAAGTGAATTTGAAGACTGCACATTTTGAACAGAAAGCCTGTATTACAAACTGCAGTTTGAAAGACGTGGGCATTAACAAACAGGGAAGATCTAATAAAGACAGTgtcaagttgcattatgggaagagCAGGATCCAGTGTTTGGGAGACTCAAACATTTGCAGACAGTGACTGCAACTACCCTAGTATGTTATCTGCAACAGGTGTGCAATAAAATGTATCTAGCGCTATAGGATGTTCAGTGTAACGTAgtacacagtgacacacatttgATTCTTCACATAGCCTAAATCTAATGACCTTACTGGTGATTTATAATGCTCAAATTAGTTTAACTGTCGGATATTACCTAAATCTAAGCTGTTGATGACGGCCACTAACATTATCTTAGTtgcaaaaaaaatgacaaacggAGTTATGATTATTCTGGTGATAACACACCTAAAACGTAATTCGTTAGTTAGCTTTAGTTTACGTTGTAGACAACAGGCTGGTTTCACTAACGTTACCTGAAACGTTAACTTTACATTAGCTTGGTTTGTCTCCTAATTAATTAACGCTACCGTTAGCACATAGCTAGGTTAGCTAGCTGGCTGAAGGCGCGTGC contains:
- the LOC123967139 gene encoding WD repeat-containing protein 19-like, with product MKSIFILNDKAWAGSNLLYKWQKTLGNYIAVAGQDNSVKIFDRHGHIWTELNLPGRCVGMDWDKDGDILAVIAAKSSSIYLWDASVNKTFQIDGGMRDQMSFILWSKTGPLLAVGTVKGNLLIYNQQTSRKIPVLGKHTKKITCGCWSTQNLLALGSDDNTVSISSHEGDTVRQITLRGEPVEIFFSVMKTDERSAAQGENSVSVSVDKKILMLFNVNDPDNRIELTFQRHYGNIVSYRWYGDGYILIGFSNGYFVVISTHIREIGQELYQARNHKDSLNSVAISPALNKAASCGDNSVKIHELSELKDIRNVVRLDDETKGLDQLSWTDDGQLLAVSTQKGTLHVFLTKLPILGDSFGTRLAYLTSLLEVTVSNHVEGESPVAIEVEVEPTFIAMGPYHVAVGMNNRAWFYALVDHKPGFNKLKDIEYLGTIASMCLNSDYAAALFEGKVQLHMIESKDQEEKKQMKLFPDDDRKGRILCHALTADFLYYGTDSGNVACVLVEDWETVSSYSHSVGVRKVFPDLNGTRLVFIDDKNSGFLLSPANATDSCFELPNFSPTITGVLWDNWHADRGVFVAYDDDKVYTYALHKTTIYGTRVVLVGSTALLFSQKPLLLYNGELTCQTVSGNTSEVALSTHSFLKRSTVTSADLPPELSKQLTQALMLKRSA